From the genome of Pectobacterium atrosepticum:
GAATCGGGGTTAATCATCTCCGGTTCGACCCAAATGCCGAATTCCATCCCCAGTGCTTTGACATGCTCAATGACTGGCATCAGCCCGTTAGGGTACTTTTCCTCGTCCAAATACCAGTCGCCGAGCGCGGCCCTGTCGTGATGACGCCCGCGGAACCAGCCGTCGTCGATAATGAAGCGCTCTACGCCGACGTCGGCGGCTTTGCTCGCCATCTGCATGATGTACTCTGGGGAGTGATCGAAATAGATCCCTTCCCACGTATTGAGGTGCACCGGGCGGGGCTTATCGCCGCAGAATTGGATCAGCGATTGGCGTAAGAAGGAGTGATAACGCTGGCTCATGCCGTTCAGGCCAGTGTCGGAGAACGCCGCGTAGACCCATGGTGTCGTGAGCGATTCCGACTGTGCCAGCGTGATTTCGCCCGGCAGATAAAGGGCTTCTGCCTGTACGACGCGACGTCCGTCGGTTTTGATATCGGCACGCAAACGGTGGTTGCCGCTCCAGCCTAAATGCACGCCCCAGACGGCCCCACGTTGCTCGCTAAATGCGGGTTCGCCGAGAATTAGGGCAGGGAAATATTCGTGTGAACTTCTTCCCCGACGGCTTTCCTGAATAAAACCGCCGTGCTGCAACGTCAGGCGGTGAGCCTGAAACTCACGCAGCCAGCGACCGTGAAACGCCATGACATCGCTCGCCCGTTCAGGGACGGGCAGCGTGACGGCAAGACGCTGTACTTGCCAGGCGTCAGCGCGCAGATTCTGTAACGTGTGGCGCAGTTGTAGCACATCGGTCTGTGGATCCAGTCGCAGTTCGCTGGTCAGGCGAAGGCCTGCCTGTGTATCGTCTGCCGTGATGGTGAGCGTGTTGTCTTGAACATCAACCTGCGTGGTCGTGAAGATTGGCGCGGCGTCGTAACCTGAACGATGGCCTTCAATACCCGGCGAACCGAATTGGCCACGCCCATATTCCATTGCCAGCGTCAGGGGGAGATCGACATCCAGACGACCATTGGCGACGGGGCGTTGCAGAGAAACGATATCTTGTGGCGAAAAACCGCGTAGCCGTGGTCCCCAATAGAGAATTTCTGCTGCTGGCGAGCAACGCACGATGACATCGCACTGCGCGCTGGTTAATTGAACAATATCACGCATCATGAGGAAGGCTCCAAATTACGACCAAACTGCAAGTAGTGGCTTTTAGTGGAAACTTAAACGTTTAAGTGTTCAACTTAAACGTTTAAGAAATGTGATTTTGTTAAAACAATCGTGAGTAAATGGGAATAAATTTCGAAGAAGATGTGAACGGCATCTCGCTGTCGGATGGTGTAAAAAACCAACCGGTGTCTTTATGAGGGAGGGAGAGAACGGAATAGCTTAGGCGGGAAAACTCGTTTTACCGATGCGCAGCGTCGGCTGCCATAATACCTGCAAGTTTTCTACGGCTTCGCCCGCGATGAGCGCCTGCGTCATGCTGGCAATTTGTTCGCCAACCTGTTCGCGTGTCGCCTGCTCTATTGCGGTTACGTTGAGGTCGGTCAGGCTGTCCTGTGGTAAACCGTCATACATCACTAACGCTATAGGGTGTGGACCGGAAAGACGACCGGCCTGCTGCAATGCGGCAACGGCACCGTCGCCATGAACGTTGCCATCCATCACAATCGCGGTTGGCGGTTCAGGTAGCGCCAGAAGGTCGAGCATAGCCTGGTAGCCCGCGCGGCGTGTTGGGTCCACACCACGCAGATAGTCATCGTGAAACGGCAAGTTGTGGCGTTGCAGAGCATCGCGATAGCCCTGACGACGTTGCATAATAAACGCCTGTGGATGGTCTTCGCTTAACATGGCGATGCGGCGATGGCCGAGCGTAATCAGGTGTTCGGTCGCCAGCGACATGCCTGCGCGGTTGTCAAAATCGAACCAAGCGTAAGGGTGCGATAGTTGGCTGCGCCCCAGTGCCAGAAAAGGCACCTTGTGGTGTTGCAGCAACATCAGCCGCGCATCTTGTTCGCACGTATGCGCCACAATCAGCGCGTCGATACGGTGGCTGGTGATCAACCGGACAGCACCCTGACAGGCGTCTT
Proteins encoded in this window:
- a CDS encoding alpha-galactosidase gives rise to the protein MMRDIVQLTSAQCDVIVRCSPAAEILYWGPRLRGFSPQDIVSLQRPVANGRLDVDLPLTLAMEYGRGQFGSPGIEGHRSGYDAAPIFTTTQVDVQDNTLTITADDTQAGLRLTSELRLDPQTDVLQLRHTLQNLRADAWQVQRLAVTLPVPERASDVMAFHGRWLREFQAHRLTLQHGGFIQESRRGRSSHEYFPALILGEPAFSEQRGAVWGVHLGWSGNHRLRADIKTDGRRVVQAEALYLPGEITLAQSESLTTPWVYAAFSDTGLNGMSQRYHSFLRQSLIQFCGDKPRPVHLNTWEGIYFDHSPEYIMQMASKAADVGVERFIIDDGWFRGRHHDRAALGDWYLDEEKYPNGLMPVIEHVKALGMEFGIWVEPEMINPDSDLFRAHPDWVLQLPGYKQPTGRYQYVLNLNQPDAFAYLLERLSWLLGEHPVDYVKWDMNRELVQPGHEGRLAADAQTRQFYRLLDTLRQRFPHVEFESCASGGGRIDYGVLERTQRFWVSDNNDALERQTIQRGMSYFFPPEVMGQHIGHARCHATYRRHTIAFRGLTALFGHMGIELDPVKADDDELEGYRHYIQLHKTLRPLLHSGTTWRVEMPDDTVQVTGVVSRDRQHAVFQVAQLHMPDYSLAGTLRFPGLLPDARYEIKLLDGPEIKTVREGGGTMRELPPWLRQPLVVSGDWLMQAGLALPVLTPETAILVELSAVPESASS
- a CDS encoding LacI family DNA-binding transcriptional regulator produces the protein MSLKTIANNLGLSVTAVSRALNGHRDISEATRQRIQEEAERIGYRPNTHARRLKMGKSDAIGLVYPYASSLSNDIFFEMIGAISSKLAQHDVDFLLLADEQDACQGAVRLITSHRIDALIVAHTCEQDARLMLLQHHKVPFLALGRSQLSHPYAWFDFDNRAGMSLATEHLITLGHRRIAMLSEDHPQAFIMQRRQGYRDALQRHNLPFHDDYLRGVDPTRRAGYQAMLDLLALPEPPTAIVMDGNVHGDGAVAALQQAGRLSGPHPIALVMYDGLPQDSLTDLNVTAIEQATREQVGEQIASMTQALIAGEAVENLQVLWQPTLRIGKTSFPA